The Porphyromonas pogonae genome segment AAGTGGATTTGCTACTGGGTGATCCTACCAAAGCGCACGAAAAGCTTGGTTGGTTCCCTAAATACGAACTCAAGGATATCGTTGCTGATATGGTGGAATGTGATGTCAAACTGATGAAGCAGGATGCTTATCTCAAAGAGGGCGGTTATAAGATCCTCAACTATTTCGAATAAATGATGAAGAAAGATGTCAGGATATATGTAGCAGGTCACAGAGGATTGGTAGGGAGTGCTATTGTGAATAACCTCAAGTCCAAAGGCTACACTCACATCATCTGTCGTACGCACACTGAGCTCGATCTCTTGGATGCTATTGCGGTAAAGCGCTTTTTCGACGAAGAACGCCCCGAATACGTATTTTTAGCGGCTGCTTTTGTTGGTGGCATCATGGCCAATAATACCTACAGAGCCGATTTTATATATAATAATCTCGGTATCCAACAGCATGTGATCGGCGAGAGTTATCGCCATGGCGTCAAAAAGCTTCTTTTTCTCGGAAGCACGTGTATATACCCTCGCGAAGCTCCTCAGCCAATGTCTGAGGATTGCTTACTCACCTCTCCTTTGGAGTACACCAACGAGCCCTATGCCATAGCCAAGATAGCCGGTCTGAAGATGTGCGAGAGCTTCAATATCCAGTACGGCACCAATTATATTGCGGTGATGCCTACCAATCTTTATGGCCCTCAAGATAATTTTGACCTTGTCTCATCACATGTGATGCCTGCGATGATCAGAAAGATATTTCTGGCAAAATGTGTAAAGGAAAGAGACTATGATATGATCAGAAAAGATCTTTTGTGCCGTCCTATTCCTCAGGTTGAGGATTCTATGAAAGCTACTCCCGAAGACCTTCTCGAAGCCCTGACCAACTATGGGATATCCCCTCACCAACTATGTCTCTGGGGTAGCGGTAAGCCTTTAAGAGAGTTTCTTTGGAGTGAAGAGATGGCAGATGCCTGTGTTTACATCATGGAAAGGGTGAATTTTAGTGATTTATATCAGAAGGATGCGCATGAGATCCGAAACTGCCATATCAATATAGGTACCGGTAAAGAGATCTCCATTGCAGAATTGTCCAGCCTCATTGCACAGGTTGTGGGGTATAAGGGAAATATCGTTTTCGACTCATCTAAGCCTGATGGTACAATGAGAAAGCTTACCGACCCTGCTAGACTGCATGGACTGGGATGGCATCATAAGATAGAAATTGAAGAAGGTGTGAATAGACTTTGTCAATGGTACTATGAATCTATCTTAGCATAAAAAACAAACGAAAGGAATTATAAAAATCATGAATGCACGAACTGAAGAACGTATTATTGAACTAATAAAAAGAGAAGTAGTCCCGGCTACGGGATGTACCGAGCCTGTGGCAGTAGCTCTCACAGTGGCATATGCTTCATCTATCTTGCCCGGCAAGGTAAAAGATATCCAAGTGAAGTTGAGCGCTAATGTGCTCAAAAATGCTATGGGTGTTGGTATACCGGGCACCGGTATGATAGGTATTCCTATTGCCATAGCATTGGGAGCTGTAGTGGCGGATCCGTCCAAAGATCTCAAAGTCCTCGATGGTTTCAGCCAACAAGACTTTGCTAAAGCCAAAGCGATTGTGGAAAAAGGGATGATACATGTCGATCTTAAAGAAGGCGATGTGGACAAACTTTATATCGAAGCTATCATGACTGACGAAGAAGGTAATGATGCTGTTGCCATTATTAGCAAAAAGCATAATGCACTCCATAAGCTTCTTCTCAATAATGTCCCGGTGCATCTTGATCATGATAAACATGATGACGAGCCTTGTGAAACAGAGGAAGAGGTACAAGACGAGGATATCACCCTTAATTTTGACATGGTTTATGATTTTGCATTGAATGCTCCCTTGGAAAAGATCAGCTTTATTCTGGAGGCTGCCGAGCTCAACAGAGCTGCCAGTGACTACTCCCTAAAGGGTAAATACGGACACTCTGTAGGCCGAATGATACAAGGGAAATTAGGCCAAAAATATTTGGGTAATAGTGCTCTTACACATATGCTCACCTACACCAGCTCTGCATGTGATGCCCGTATGGATGGAGCTCCCGTTACGGTGATGAGCAATTCCGGCAGTGGTAACCAAGGTATCACGGCTACATTGCCGGTATTGAGTTTTGCAGAAGACGAGAAGGTATCAGAAGAGAAAAAGATACGTGCTCTGATGTTGAGCAACCTCATGGTAATTTATATCAAACAGAAGCTGGGGCGTCTCTCAGCGTTGTGCGGATGTGTGGTGGCTGCCACAGGGTCAAGCAGTGGTATTACCTATCTTATGGGTGGAACCAAACAGCAGATTAGCTATGCTATAAAGAACATGGTTGGTAATCTTACCGGCATGATATGCGACGGAGCCAAGCCCAGTTGCAGTATGAAAGTCTCCAGTGGGGTAAGTTCTGCTATGTTTTCTGCATTATTGGCAATGGAACATCAGGTGGTAACCAGTAATGAAGGTATTGTGGAAGATGATGTGGATAAGTCAATAGACAATCTTACCAGTATCGGCCGCGAAGCTATGGAGCAGACAGATAAATATGTGCTTAATATTATGACTCATAAGCAGTAAAATGTTATTTTTCTCGTTTATTTTATACGAGAAAAGTATACAAGGAGCATTTCTTTTCCCGTTATGGTATAGAAATGCTCCTTTTAACATTTCTGATGCAATATATAAATGTTTAAAATTGTATATTTGATAAAAATATATAATTTTAGTACACGCAAAGATTAAACTCCCGTAATTAAGGAAGTCTAATATATATAGAAGGAATTCAAATCGATTAAAAACAATATGGGTATGAAACGGAATAAATTTAAACTCCTTGCCGGAGTGATGTTCATGACATCCTTACTGGCTTTTGCCCAGAATGACAATCCTTATAAGGATGATGTTTATTATTCACGCAAGGATGCGCAAAAAGATCGCAAGATAGAAGAGAAAAGGCTCCAAGAAGAGCGCGCTCGTTATCGTCTTGCGCAGGAAGAGTTGGCAAAAAACCAAGGTAGCAATACTAATGTCTTAATAACAAGCAATGCCACTGATGCTCAGATAGAGGCATACAACAGACGTTTATCGGATAAGCAGATCGACAGTCTATCCCGAATGGGGTATAACTCTTTGTCTTTTGACAAGAACAATAGGGTATACGGCACTTACTCTGCCAGACTCGATCGCTTTCATAATCCTGATGTAATTATGATAGATGGCTCAGAGCCGTTGCTTATTTCTTCAGCAGGAGCATATGACTACTACATGGTGCCTTCGGGCAATACTAATTTCAACTTCAACTTCGGTTGGGGTAATAATTGGTATCCTTGGTACGACTCTTGGTATGGTCCATATTATCGTCCCGGATATTATGGCGGATATTGGAATAATTACTACCCACGCAGGTGGGGAGGATGGGGATATTACGATCCTTTCTATGATCCCTTCTATTCCCCTTATTACGATTTCTATTATAGACCGTGGGGCTATTACGGTGGCTATTATGGTGGTTATTGGAATGGTTTTTATGATGGGTGGTACAATGGGTATCCTATATATGAGAGACGTAATTATTACACCCACAGTCAGACTTCGCCCCGTTATGGATATGATAGAGGTAATGGTTCCTACAACAGGGATAATATAGATCGCTACAATGATTCTTATTCAAGACCTCGCGGAGGATGGGAGAGTCGCAGTAGCACTTATGATTACAATAGTAACCGCAACAATAATTATAACTATCAGTCTGATTACAATAGAGCTTCTTCAAGACGTGACTATTACAACAACAGAAATAATGTGAATAGTCGTAGCTATGACTCTAACTCTACCAGATCATCATACAACTATGACCGCTCATCATCGAGCAATAGTCGCAGCAGTTATAATAACAGCAACTCTTCAGGTTCATCAGGTAGCAATTCATCCAGTGCACGTAGTTCATATAACAGAAGATAATCTATGAAAAGAATATATATGCAGATCAACATATGGGGTGCGTTTGCACTCCTTTGCTTGGCATTACCTTCCATGGCCAACGCCCAAAGTGAGACAGACCCTATCCGTAACACCCAGAAAGAATTGAGAGGATCAGCACGCTTCCAAAGTATGGCAGGTGCATTTGGCTCTTTAGGAGGGGATTACTCATCTACCAAGCAAAATCCCGCAGGTATTGCTTTGATGCGTTCACCTATGGACTTGAGCCTTACACTGAGTGCCTACTCTACTAAGTTTAAGTCGTCATGGACAGGAAGCAATAATGACAAAACCAAAGGAGGTGTCGACTTCGATGCTTTCAGTTTTGCT includes the following:
- a CDS encoding L-cysteine desulfidase family protein; this encodes MNARTEERIIELIKREVVPATGCTEPVAVALTVAYASSILPGKVKDIQVKLSANVLKNAMGVGIPGTGMIGIPIAIALGAVVADPSKDLKVLDGFSQQDFAKAKAIVEKGMIHVDLKEGDVDKLYIEAIMTDEEGNDAVAIISKKHNALHKLLLNNVPVHLDHDKHDDEPCETEEEVQDEDITLNFDMVYDFALNAPLEKISFILEAAELNRAASDYSLKGKYGHSVGRMIQGKLGQKYLGNSALTHMLTYTSSACDARMDGAPVTVMSNSGSGNQGITATLPVLSFAEDEKVSEEKKIRALMLSNLMVIYIKQKLGRLSALCGCVVAATGSSSGITYLMGGTKQQISYAIKNMVGNLTGMICDGAKPSCSMKVSSGVSSAMFSALLAMEHQVVTSNEGIVEDDVDKSIDNLTSIGREAMEQTDKYVLNIMTHKQ
- a CDS encoding GDP-L-fucose synthase family protein, which encodes MMKKDVRIYVAGHRGLVGSAIVNNLKSKGYTHIICRTHTELDLLDAIAVKRFFDEERPEYVFLAAAFVGGIMANNTYRADFIYNNLGIQQHVIGESYRHGVKKLLFLGSTCIYPREAPQPMSEDCLLTSPLEYTNEPYAIAKIAGLKMCESFNIQYGTNYIAVMPTNLYGPQDNFDLVSSHVMPAMIRKIFLAKCVKERDYDMIRKDLLCRPIPQVEDSMKATPEDLLEALTNYGISPHQLCLWGSGKPLREFLWSEEMADACVYIMERVNFSDLYQKDAHEIRNCHINIGTGKEISIAELSSLIAQVVGYKGNIVFDSSKPDGTMRKLTDPARLHGLGWHHKIEIEEGVNRLCQWYYESILA